TATAGGAAATACAATTGTGAGTGAGGCTATCATAGAACAAAACTTTGTATGCAATATAGAAAAATGCAAAGGAGCTTGTTGTATAGAAGGAGATCAAGGTGCACCAATTGACGCCGAGGATATTGAAAAAATAAACGAGCACATGTTAGCAATAAAACCATACATGTCGGAAAAAGGAAAAAAATTGCTTGCCGACAAAGGGTTTTACGAAATAGATCCCGACGGTGACAAAGTAACAACTTGTTTGCCAACAGGGGAATGCGTTTTTGTGGTATATGAAAATGGAAACTTGGCATGTGCTATTCAAAGAGCCAACGCTGAAAAAAATTTCGACTACCCCAAACCTATTTCCTGCCATCTATACCCTATTAGGGTTTCTAATTTTAAACAATACGATGCTCTGGGATACCATGAGTGGCAATTGTGTTCACCTGCGTGTACTCTGGGCAATCAACTAAAAGTGCAGGTTTATAAATTTTTAGAAGAACCCCTTGTTCGCAAATATGGGCGTGACTGGTGGGCCGAACTTGATGCTATTGCAAAAGACTGGGGCAAATAATTCGGACTATATTTGCCGCTAATTATATAAACCTATACAGTTGAGTTTCGTAAAAAAACTTGCCTCTCAAACAGCCTTATATGGCCTCACCAATGTGTCGAGGCTTATCAATTTTTTGATATTGGCCAAGCTGCACTCCACAGTATTAAGCCAAGCAGAGAGTGGGGTACAGGGAAATTTTTATGCCTACATATCTTTTTTTAATATATTGTTTACTTATGGTTTAGAGACCGCATTTTTTAGGTTTGCCAACAAAACACAAGACCCCAAAGCAGTTTTTGGCACAGCTTATATATCTTTGATGAGCAGTAGTGTATTGTTGATTTTTCTGGGTTGGTCTATATGGCCAACTTTGGCTAGTTTCACTGGGTTTGCATCACAACCTAAATATTTACTATACTTGGGGGCTATTCTTTTAGTGGATACGCTTTCCGCAATTCCCTATGCTGGCCTTAGGCAACAAAACAGACCCATAAAATTTGCCGTGATAAAAATAGCGGGAATGCTTGTATTCTTATTGCTCAATCTTTTTTTCCTGTGGTTTTGCCCCTCAGTTTCGGAAGGGAAAATTTGTAGTTTTGCTCAAGGTTGGATTAATAGTTTTTATATCCCGCAAAACAATTTGGAGTATATATTCCTTGCAAATTTAATTTCAAGTTTATTTAGTTTTATTTTACTTGGACCCCAAATTTTTGGGTTCAAATATGGGTTCGATAAGCAGTTGTGGAAACAAATGATGCAGTTCGCAGGGCCTTTATTGTTAGTGGGTTTACTAGGAATGACTAATGAAACTTTAGACCGGATTTTAATACCCAAACTAATAGATGGCCAAGAAGGTCTGATACAAAATGGTATATATTCTCAGTGTTATAAAATCAGTATTTTTCTCACCGTATTTGTTCAGGCATTTAGGTATGCAGCCGAGCCATTTTTCTTTTCAAAAGCAAACGATAGCAACGCTCCCAAAATATATGCCTTGGTAATGGATTGGTTTGTACTGGTGTGTGTGGTGGTTATTACAATCTTATTATTGTATATTGATATCGCCAAACACCTATTGGACGAAAAGTTTTGGGAAGGGATAAAGATTGTCCCAATTTTATTATTTGCAAATTTGTTTATGGGCATAAATACCAACCTGAGCATCTGGTACAAGGTTACCGATAAAACTTCTTGGGGTATACTCATTGCTTTTTGTGGTGCATTTTTAACCGTTCTTTTAAATATTATATGGATACCCCAAATGGGTTATCTAGGAGCGGCCTGGGCAACCTTGTGGAGTTATTTGGGCATGGCCACCTTAAGCTATTTTATAGGTCAAAAGCATTATAAAGTACCTTATAATATCTCTAGGTTTTTTATATTACTTTTCTCAACGGTTGCATTGGTTGCTATCAGCGATTTATTGATATACCATTTAGATTTGATTGGGTTTTGGCCAAAAACAACTTTAAACACAGGATTATTAATTCTATATTTATTTCTTGTCTGGAAATTATATATAAATAAACTAAGAATAGAGAGCAGGGTGTTCTCAGGCAGCTAACCTTTTGGGTATAGAAAAAGAAAAAATACTACCCACACCCGGAGTGCTTTCGAACCAAATTTTTCCTTGGTGAAGTTCAACAAAATCTTTGCACAATAACAATCCCCAACCTGTGCCCACCTCGCCTGCCGTACCTTCTGAAGTAGGCATATGTTCGGTGAGTAATATACTCCCGACAGCATCGCTAAAACCTACTCCCTGGTCTTTTATACTAATGATGTGGTCGTTGTCGTTACTATTGTAAAGGATTTCAACCACGCTATTAGATTGAGAATACTTAATAGCGTTTCCTAATAAATTACGCATAACCGTTCCAATCATGTTTTTATCTGCGTTTAACAGCAACGTATCATCGGAGTTATATTTTATAGCTATCTTTTTTACAGAAGAGGAATATTCTACATGTGCAAGTTCTTCATCGATGAGTTGCTTAAATACAAAGGAAGAAATATTGGGTTTTAATATACCCTGCTTGCTTTTAACCCAAGCCAACAAGTCATCCAGTAAATTCAATGTTTTGTCGGCAGAAACTTGGAGCATTTTCACCACATCATCATCACGCATTGCAGGTTCGTTCATCAACAATGATAGTTGTACCATATTGCTTACGGGGCCACGCAAATCGTGGGCTAACAATGAAAGGAATTTATCGTGAGATAAATTTAGCTGGTTCAGTTCCGTTATCTTTTTTGCTAAACGGTTCAGCTCACTGTCATCTTTGTATGTAGAATTTGTACTATCCAAATTTTTAATATTTCTTACACATGACCTTTATCCTTTTTTTAAAAGAAAGATGTAGTGTTTTAGTTTAGTTTGTTATATAAGCTAATATTTGTTTTGGGGTCACTTATTTATATTTATAGGTGTGTGGCAATAAAACCTAACAAATATTTTCTTTAACAAAAATAACGCATAAAAAACTATCACCAAATGATATTTTCAAAACTCCTTACACAAAAAAACCCAACGCTTGGGTTAGGTTTTCTTTGTAAACAAATATTGTTTTTTATTTTGTAGCGTCTTCAAACTTACCCGCAACAGCGTTCCAGTTTACCACATTCCACCAAGCCCCTATATAGTCAGGGCGACGGTTTTGATAATGCAAATAATAAGCATGTTCCCACACATCGAGTCCCATAACAGGGGTTCCTTTTACTTCGGCTACATCCATTAACGGATTATCTTGATTGGGGGTGGAGCTAATAGTAAGTTTGCCATCGTGCACCAATAACCAAGCCCACCCACTTCCAAAACGGGTAGTGGCAGCCTTGTTAAATTCTTCCTTCATTTTATCGAAGGAACCGAAAACCGTATTGATTGCATCTGCTAATTTACCAGATGGATTTCCACCGGCGTTTGGGCCAATGATAGACCAAAACAGACTGTGGTTATAATGACCACCTCCATTATTGCGAACGGCAGCAGGATATTTAGATATATTTTTACAAATATCTTCAACGCTTAAGTGTTCAGCATCGGTTCCTGCTGTGGCATTGTTAAGGTTGGTAACATAAGCGTTGTGGTGCTTGTCATGGTGTATTTCCATGGTGCGTGCATCAATGTGTGGTTCTAACGCATTGACAGCATAAGCAAGATCGGGTAATTTGAAAGCCATAATTGTTATATTATTTTATTGTTGGAAAAAAGTATGATTTATTGATTGTATAACAAGGTTACTATAATATTTGTTTTAGACACACGCAGAATTACTTGGTAGATTTAATGGCTATTTTTTGCAAAATATCATATAACCTTTTTATAGAACTGGGCACCGTAAATTCATTTTGCCCCCAGGTGTAATTTGGGGTTTCCGCATTATTGCCAAAAGATATAAAATAATACATATTGCCTGGGTTGCTAAAGTCTGGAACATTCTTTTGTATAGAATCAGCCAAGTCAAATATTTCTTGAAGGGTCTTTTTGCGTAATTTCATTTTCAATGGCGAGGTAGTGTTGTTTAAGGTTTCAGCATACAGTGTGCCCAGAGAAGATATTTTGAACCCCGTTACTTTGCCTGTAATGCCACCACCATTGCCAAACCTGATAACTCGCTCAGGGCCATCTAACTTTCCTGTTTTGCATGTTGTAAATAAAACAGTAACAATTAAAGATATATATATATATTTCATACCTGCAAACCTATTTTTTTGTTTGACGGTACAAACATAAAGAGAATAAGACACATAGCAACACCTGTAGCAGAAATAAGAAATAATGATTTGCCCGTGTAGATATCCCAGATTAGACCTGCAAAAAGACCCGTTGCTATTTGTAATAAACCTGTGGAGGCACCATAAAAACCGAGAGCAGTAGCAGTTTCTTTTTCGGCACACACATTCGTAATCCAAGCCTTTGTATTGCCTTCCACACATGCAGCATAAAGACCATATACTGCAAACAAAACAAAAACCTCACTACTGCTTGCTGCAAAAGGCAGGAATGAATAAGTGGTTATAAAGAACAGAAATCCGAAGAGTAAAATTTTCTTGTTTCCTAATTTGTCTACCAAATAACCTGCAGGATAAGAAGCGATAGCGTAAACCAAATTATATATTATATATGCCTCGATAGCGGTTTCGAAGTTGGTTAATTTTTTCACCCAAAGAATCAAGAAAACATCAGAAGAATTAAACAAAGTAAAAACCAATAAAACCTTCATGAGTCTTTTAAACTCAGCGGTTGATTGTTTCCAATACGAGAAAAAATTAAAAGGATTTATTATGGTATCCCTGTGCTGTTCAAACTTCTTTTCCCGTAAAAAAAATATATATACGAGTGAAAGAGCAGCAGGTATAAATGCAAACGAGAACATGGATTGCAAACCAAAGCCCTGGTGCAGAAGCAATAAAGCAATGCAGGGACCGATCACTGCCCCAAGGGTGTCAATGGCTCTGTGAAAACCAAAAACTTTTCCTTTGTTTTCTTTATTTGATTCGCCCGAAAGCATGGCATCTCTAGCTGCCGTGCGTATACCTTTACCAGTGCGGTCTAGCAGGCGTGCTGAGAATATAAGTGGAACTAAGGCTGAAACCCCCATCAACAATTTAGCAAAAGCAGAAAGGGCATAACCCACGAGCACAAAAGGTTTACGTTTTCCCAACTTATCGCTCCACGAACCAAAAAACCCCTTTCCGTAAGAGGCAAGCATTTCAGCAAAACCCTCAAGCAAACCGATAGCGGTTCCTGTAAAACCAATCTGTTGCAAGTATATAGGGAACACAGGGAACAACATTTCACTGCTTATATCAGTAAACAAACTTACCAACGAAAGTAATAATATGTTTTTGGTAATAAATTTCACCGTAATAAAAAAGGGAAGCTTTTGGCCTCCCTCTATAAATATATATCTTAACTATTTGTTTGCGGCTGCCAGCTTTTCTATTTCGCCGAGTATGGAATTATATTGCCATTTATCACTTTCTGTACCGGGTGAACTTCCAAGTTTTTCAAGATGATTGAGCATGGCTGTATAGTACACTTTTGTTTTGTTTACATATTCCAGGCCTTTTGTTTTGTTGCCTGCTGCGTAATAAGCCTGTGCCAGCGAAACACCTGTTTTTTCAAGCGGAACATTCCGCTCGGGCAATACTCTCATTCCCATATCAAGGAGTTCTTCTGCTTCTTTTTTCCGGTTTTCGGCCGACAGGGCATTTGCAACGGTTATAAAAACATATTGCCTCAAAGTAAAGCACTGACGCATGGCGGTTTCATCTATATAGATCCCGTCTTTATCAGCACCACCAAATTTAAATTTTGTTTTAATTAAGTTGAGCGATTTGGTTGTGTTCACATAACCCATATCAGAATTTGGGCTTTTTCTTAATCCAGGAACCAACTTATAGCACAATCCATCTACTTGGAAATAACGTTGAAGGGCTTTAAAATCGCTCGCCCCCGATGTGGTGGTAAAGCATACAGGGCGTTTGCCAAAGTTATTGGCTATATAATCAAACACAGCAATTTCACTTTTATTAAATGATTTGTGGTCGCTGAAGTCCATATATATAAAATCTTCAATTAAGCCACTGTCTTTTATATCCACCAAGCCATTGGCTATCATTTCTTGTTTGTTCACCTGTATGTAAAATTTATTTGTAGGAAAGAAGGCACCTCCATCGTTGCTGCGTCCTGCACCAGCATTAAGTTTCGGACAGTCGTCGCTGCCCACAAAATCCATTACCGCTTTTAGTGACGCAAAACCTGTATCAGGGATTCCAAAACGGGAAAGGCCGGGAGTTGGGATTACCTCGCATTGGTTCATTTTTTCGCCAGCATATACTTCATGCCTTAGGCTCATTTTGATGGGTTTAGATTCGAAAGCTTGGCGTTTCATTACATCTATATACCAATCGGTATTGAGCAGGGAGAGGTTTATTACTCTTATGTCGGTGCGAATACCTTCTACACTTTGTGCATACCAAAGCGGGTAGGTATCATTATCGCCATTGGTGAACAATACCGCGTCTTTATCGCACGACTCCAGATAGTCGATAGCACAAGCAAGAGCAGTGGTGCGTTTGCTGCGATCGTGGTCGTCCCAATTTTGGTTGGCCATTAGTACAGGTGAGGCCAGTAAGCAAAGCCCAAAACCTAAGCCTGTTGCTGTTCGAAAACTCATACGTTTGGACAAGAATTCTATAAGCCCCAATACGCCCAAACCAATCCACACGCAGAAGTATTGGAAGGAACCCACAAAGGCATAATCTCGTTCACGCGGTTGGTAGGGCGGCGTATTTAGATACACCACAATAAGCAAACCTGTGAGCAGGAATAAGGATAGTATTACAAAGAAATCTTTACTGTCTCTTTTATACTGCCAATACATACCCAATATTCCAATAATCAGGGGCAAAAAGAAAAAAGTATTATGGCCTTTATTGTCCTTTTCGCTTTGGGGCAGCTCATCGCGGTCGCCCTGCCATATTTTGTCTATAAAGGGAATTCCAGACGAAATACCTCCATTAATTGGGTCCCAGTCGGTGCTTTGTTTGTCGTTTTGCCGACCTACAAAATTCCACATAAAATAACGCCAGTACATAAAGCCCAGTTGATATTTGAACATAAATTCCAGGTTATGCTTGAACTTTACTTTTTCATCTTGTCGCAACCCTGTCCAGTTTCTATAACCTTGCTTTTTATTTTCTTCCATATTCCACATGCGAGGGAATAAAGTACAAGATTTCGGGTCCCATTTATAGTCCAATTTATTTCCAGTGGCATCGTAGCGTCCGGTTTTTTCGTTGCGAACAAATAGTTTGCGGCCTTTAACCACATCCACAGGTTTGGCATCAAAGTTTTGGCCATATAACAAAGGCCAGTTTCCATATTGCTCTCTGTTTAAGTATGAAAGCAAGTTATTGGGGTCTTCTACATTTTGGTGGTCAAGCGGCACATCGGCCAATGAGCGTATAACAAGCATGGCATAAGAACCATAGCCAATAGAAATATATAATGCACATAAAATTATGGTGTTCCAAACGGTTTTGCCATTCCGCTTTGTGTATATTAACAAGAACGTAAAGAAAGCCGTCATCAATATTAAGAAACCGAAATAACCCGTGTTAAAAGGCATGTGGAACACATTCACGAACAAAATTTCTATTTGTAATATAAGCCAAGGATAACCAGGAATAATTATATTTTGCACCACGATAATAGATGCCAAAGCAACTACGATGGCTATAATAAATCTTCTGGTATCGATATGGTATTTTTTGAAGAAGTAAACAAATACCACCGCAGGAATAACCAATAAGTTAAGTAAGTGAATTCCTACAGATACGCCTACCAAAAAGGCGATCATCACCAACCATTTATCGGCATGTTTGGGATTGGTATCCATCGTGTTTTCCCACTTTAAGATACTCCAAAAGGCAATGGCAGAGAAGAAACAACTTGCCGCATATACTTCACTTTCTACTGCCGAGAACCAAAAGGTATCTAAGAAAGTACAGGTAAGAGCCCCTACAAAACCAGCCGCCATTATAGCATAGGTCTTATCTGCTGTGAGTTCCTGTTTGTTAGCAGTATAAATCTTTTTTGCCAAGTGTGTAATAGTCCAAAATATGAACAGCACGGTTAGGGCACTGGTAAACGCCGATAATACGTTAGTCCAATAAGCTACGTTAGCTTGGTTGCCCAAAGCAAAAAGGGAGAAGAATTTCCCCAACAACAAAAACATGGGGGCTCCAGGAGGGTGCACTACTTGTTGCTTGTCGGCTGCAGAAAGAAACTCTCCACAGTCCCAAAAGCTGGCGGTGGGCTCGAGTGTGAGCATGTAAACGGCGAGAGAGATTGCGAAGGCTACCCAGCCAGTTATGTTGTTTAGTTTTTTGAATTGATCCATAAGGAATTACGTATGATAAATATTAATTTATGATTGGTTTATTTATAAAAAGTTAAAATTTAAATAGGTCTCTCGCCCAAGGTATGCCTGCTAATACAAATAACAATGCCGCCGCCGACCACACAAACAAATGCTTGTGTTTTAGATTATCTGTTTTTGCTTTTTTGCTTTTGCTTCGGGCAATGTGCACGAATATCCAAGCTAAAGTCATTAAAGTAATATGTTCAATTCCTATTACACGGATGGAAGCCTCTTTCATAATTTCACCCATAGCTTTTCCTTTCATTACCTGAGGGTAGAAATACACCCAATACTGCACCATGCCCATCAGGAACATAATGTCGGCAGTAATCATATAAAAAAGGCTGAACTTATTGTCGGCTGCGGTAAAAGGCATTGTCATACGCCAACCGCGAACTGAGCGGACTACCACAACTAGAGCTAAAATAAGATAAACCCAACGGAGCCAACTATGAGAATAGAGTAATAAGGTTTGCATTTTATTGGTTTTTAATATCGGGCAAAGATAATAGGATAGGTGTTTATTTTGGGAATGATAATTTTTTTGAAAAATTCAATTTTATTAAAACCAAATTAAGGCTAATTTTGTCTGCTAAATTTATTATGAAAAAATATATACATACATTAACATTGGTCTTGGGAGTTTGGGCATTT
This sequence is a window from Bacteroidota bacterium. Protein-coding genes within it:
- a CDS encoding DUF2723 domain-containing protein, whose translation is MDQFKKLNNITGWVAFAISLAVYMLTLEPTASFWDCGEFLSAADKQQVVHPPGAPMFLLLGKFFSLFALGNQANVAYWTNVLSAFTSALTVLFIFWTITHLAKKIYTANKQELTADKTYAIMAAGFVGALTCTFLDTFWFSAVESEVYAASCFFSAIAFWSILKWENTMDTNPKHADKWLVMIAFLVGVSVGIHLLNLLVIPAVVFVYFFKKYHIDTRRFIIAIVVALASIIVVQNIIIPGYPWLILQIEILFVNVFHMPFNTGYFGFLILMTAFFTFLLIYTKRNGKTVWNTIILCALYISIGYGSYAMLVIRSLADVPLDHQNVEDPNNLLSYLNREQYGNWPLLYGQNFDAKPVDVVKGRKLFVRNEKTGRYDATGNKLDYKWDPKSCTLFPRMWNMEENKKQGYRNWTGLRQDEKVKFKHNLEFMFKYQLGFMYWRYFMWNFVGRQNDKQSTDWDPINGGISSGIPFIDKIWQGDRDELPQSEKDNKGHNTFFFLPLIIGILGMYWQYKRDSKDFFVILSLFLLTGLLIVVYLNTPPYQPRERDYAFVGSFQYFCVWIGLGVLGLIEFLSKRMSFRTATGLGFGLCLLASPVLMANQNWDDHDRSKRTTALACAIDYLESCDKDAVLFTNGDNDTYPLWYAQSVEGIRTDIRVINLSLLNTDWYIDVMKRQAFESKPIKMSLRHEVYAGEKMNQCEVIPTPGLSRFGIPDTGFASLKAVMDFVGSDDCPKLNAGAGRSNDGGAFFPTNKFYIQVNKQEMIANGLVDIKDSGLIEDFIYMDFSDHKSFNKSEIAVFDYIANNFGKRPVCFTTTSGASDFKALQRYFQVDGLCYKLVPGLRKSPNSDMGYVNTTKSLNLIKTKFKFGGADKDGIYIDETAMRQCFTLRQYVFITVANALSAENRKKEAEELLDMGMRVLPERNVPLEKTGVSLAQAYYAAGNKTKGLEYVNKTKVYYTAMLNHLEKLGSSPGTESDKWQYNSILGEIEKLAAANK
- a CDS encoding superoxide dismutase, yielding MAFKLPDLAYAVNALEPHIDARTMEIHHDKHHNAYVTNLNNATAGTDAEHLSVEDICKNISKYPAAVRNNGGGHYNHSLFWSIIGPNAGGNPSGKLADAINTVFGSFDKMKEEFNKAATTRFGSGWAWLLVHDGKLTISSTPNQDNPLMDVAEVKGTPVMGLDVWEHAYYLHYQNRRPDYIGAWWNVVNWNAVAGKFEDATK
- a CDS encoding HAMP domain-containing sensor histidine kinase, which translates into the protein MDSTNSTYKDDSELNRLAKKITELNQLNLSHDKFLSLLAHDLRGPVSNMVQLSLLMNEPAMRDDDVVKMLQVSADKTLNLLDDLLAWVKSKQGILKPNISSFVFKQLIDEELAHVEYSSSVKKIAIKYNSDDTLLLNADKNMIGTVMRNLLGNAIKYSQSNSVVEILYNSNDNDHIISIKDQGVGFSDAVGSILLTEHMPTSEGTAGEVGTGWGLLLCKDFVELHQGKIWFESTPGVGSIFSFSIPKRLAA
- a CDS encoding MFS transporter, whose translation is MKFITKNILLLSLVSLFTDISSEMLFPVFPIYLQQIGFTGTAIGLLEGFAEMLASYGKGFFGSWSDKLGKRKPFVLVGYALSAFAKLLMGVSALVPLIFSARLLDRTGKGIRTAARDAMLSGESNKENKGKVFGFHRAIDTLGAVIGPCIALLLLHQGFGLQSMFSFAFIPAALSLVYIFFLREKKFEQHRDTIINPFNFFSYWKQSTAEFKRLMKVLLVFTLFNSSDVFLILWVKKLTNFETAIEAYIIYNLVYAIASYPAGYLVDKLGNKKILLFGFLFFITTYSFLPFAASSSEVFVLFAVYGLYAACVEGNTKAWITNVCAEKETATALGFYGASTGLLQIATGLFAGLIWDIYTGKSLFLISATGVAMCLILFMFVPSNKKIGLQV
- a CDS encoding DUF3109 family protein; its protein translation is MQKTEVDGQQNYSPMFIIGNTIVSEAIIEQNFVCNIEKCKGACCIEGDQGAPIDAEDIEKINEHMLAIKPYMSEKGKKLLADKGFYEIDPDGDKVTTCLPTGECVFVVYENGNLACAIQRANAEKNFDYPKPISCHLYPIRVSNFKQYDALGYHEWQLCSPACTLGNQLKVQVYKFLEEPLVRKYGRDWWAELDAIAKDWGK
- a CDS encoding polysaccharide biosynthesis C-terminal domain-containing protein, with protein sequence MSFVKKLASQTALYGLTNVSRLINFLILAKLHSTVLSQAESGVQGNFYAYISFFNILFTYGLETAFFRFANKTQDPKAVFGTAYISLMSSSVLLIFLGWSIWPTLASFTGFASQPKYLLYLGAILLVDTLSAIPYAGLRQQNRPIKFAVIKIAGMLVFLLLNLFFLWFCPSVSEGKICSFAQGWINSFYIPQNNLEYIFLANLISSLFSFILLGPQIFGFKYGFDKQLWKQMMQFAGPLLLVGLLGMTNETLDRILIPKLIDGQEGLIQNGIYSQCYKISIFLTVFVQAFRYAAEPFFFSKANDSNAPKIYALVMDWFVLVCVVVITILLLYIDIAKHLLDEKFWEGIKIVPILLFANLFMGINTNLSIWYKVTDKTSWGILIAFCGAFLTVLLNIIWIPQMGYLGAAWATLWSYLGMATLSYFIGQKHYKVPYNISRFFILLFSTVALVAISDLLIYHLDLIGFWPKTTLNTGLLILYLFLVWKLYINKLRIESRVFSGS